Proteins encoded in a region of the Phycisphaerae bacterium genome:
- the lipA gene encoding lipoyl synthase has protein sequence MTTDINIIDCGIKDYNTVLAMQEKAMLALQTEAGEEVIFIVEHPPVITLGARNSANKLLKDSDAIEQAGIEIIQIRRGGGSTAHNPGQIVIYPIINLKKHSLGVSDYVRLLEKIGIEFLAELGVKSETKKGFPGLWIENRKIASIGVQIKKWITFHGIAININNDLSIFDFIIPCGLDNVIMTSAEKELRLRQGYGGQAGKKIDIETAKNTLKKILLNHFTKNESKTKRRLPEWLKRPLPAGGSFNNTSLIINQLGIETICTNANCPNQGQCWSRGTATVLILGNICTRNCKFCSVVKGSPLPPDKTEPQRVAQLAKQLKIKYLVITSVTRDDLPDGGAAQFKDVINTVRLQNSGIRFELLVPDFKNCQNEALKILSNALPFVFGHNLETVPRLYKIARSGADYQASLKLLEIAKKLLPDTTTKSSIMLGLGERDDEIEQVLKDLRNVNCNRLAIGQYLKPSKQSLEVAEYIRPEKFDYWAERAKQLGFDWVMSSPFTRSSYYAET, from the coding sequence ATGACAACTGATATTAACATAATAGATTGCGGGATAAAGGATTATAACACCGTACTTGCGATGCAGGAAAAGGCAATGCTCGCTTTGCAGACCGAGGCCGGTGAAGAAGTAATTTTTATCGTTGAGCATCCGCCTGTTATTACACTCGGCGCAAGAAACAGTGCAAACAAACTCCTCAAAGATTCTGACGCAATCGAACAGGCCGGCATTGAAATTATTCAAATCCGCCGCGGCGGAGGAAGCACAGCGCACAATCCCGGCCAAATCGTTATTTATCCGATTATAAATTTAAAGAAGCACAGTCTCGGCGTGAGCGATTATGTTCGTTTGCTCGAAAAAATCGGAATTGAATTTCTCGCCGAACTTGGCGTTAAAAGTGAAACTAAAAAAGGCTTCCCCGGCCTTTGGATTGAGAATAGAAAGATTGCCTCTATCGGCGTACAAATCAAAAAATGGATTACATTTCACGGCATAGCGATAAATATCAATAATGATTTGAGTATTTTTGACTTTATAATCCCATGCGGCCTGGATAACGTCATAATGACCAGCGCCGAAAAGGAACTCCGCCTTCGCCAGGGCTATGGCGGACAGGCCGGCAAAAAAATTGATATAGAAACCGCAAAAAACACCCTTAAAAAAATCCTGTTGAATCATTTTACTAAAAATGAATCAAAAACCAAAAGACGGCTGCCGGAGTGGCTCAAAAGGCCTCTGCCTGCAGGCGGCAGTTTTAATAATACCAGCTTAATCATCAATCAGCTCGGCATTGAGACAATTTGTACAAATGCAAATTGTCCCAATCAGGGCCAATGCTGGTCCCGCGGCACCGCTACAGTCCTCATTCTCGGCAATATCTGCACGCGAAACTGCAAATTCTGTTCAGTCGTAAAAGGTTCTCCCCTGCCGCCGGATAAAACAGAACCGCAAAGGGTTGCACAGCTTGCCAAACAATTGAAAATCAAATATCTCGTCATCACTTCCGTTACGAGAGATGATTTGCCTGACGGCGGAGCAGCACAATTCAAAGATGTTATAAATACCGTACGGCTGCAAAACAGCGGCATAAGATTCGAGCTTCTTGTGCCGGATTTTAAAAACTGTCAAAATGAAGCTCTTAAAATTCTCTCAAATGCCCTGCCGTTTGTCTTCGGCCATAATCTTGAGACTGTACCGAGACTCTACAAAATCGCAAGAAGCGGCGCAGATTATCAGGCCTCTCTGAAACTTCTTGAAATCGCAAAAAAACTTCTGCCCGATACTACAACAAAATCTTCAATTATGCTCGGCCTCGGCGAGAGGGACGATGAAATCGAACAGGTTCTAAAAGACCTGCGAAACGTAAACTGTAACCGTCTGGCAATAGGTCAGTATCTTAAACCTTCTAAACAATCGCTTGAGGTCGCCGAATACATCAGGCCGGAGAAATTCGACTACTGGGCCGAGCGGGCAAAACAGCTTGGCTTCGATTGGGTTATGTCTTCGCCGTTTACGCGAAGCAGTTATTACGCCGAAACATAG
- a CDS encoding helix-turn-helix transcriptional regulator: MKFERELLKGIAPVVVLETLSRGRMYGYELSEAIENKSQKILTLGQGTLYPLLYNLESQKLIKGQWETAESGRERKYYSITSKGKQRLETDKVQLADLFKAMKLVFGTSMANI; the protein is encoded by the coding sequence ATGAAATTTGAGCGAGAGTTATTAAAAGGAATAGCTCCGGTTGTAGTGCTCGAGACTTTATCTCGCGGCAGGATGTATGGTTACGAGCTGAGCGAGGCCATCGAAAACAAAAGTCAAAAGATTCTCACTTTAGGCCAGGGAACGCTTTATCCGCTGCTTTACAACCTCGAATCCCAAAAACTGATTAAAGGCCAATGGGAAACCGCCGAATCCGGCAGAGAACGCAAGTATTATTCGATTACGAGCAAAGGCAAACAGCGTCTCGAAACCGATAAGGTACAACTTGCAGATTTATTCAAAGCGATGAAACTTGTTTTCGGGACAAGCATGGCAAATATTTGA
- the asnA gene encoding aspartate--ammonia ligase, whose translation MSNLYIDPKYKSPLSLRETEKAIKELKDFFEQALAWNLSLQRVSAPLFVRKGSGINDDLNGIERKVTFQVRDDNDADAEVVFSLAKWKRMVLADYGFQPGEGLYTDMNAIRPDEESLDNLHSIYVDQWDWERTIKPQERNLDFLKSIVRTIYNAIRETENHVRTLYPQITPILPKDIKFIHTEELLEMYPDLPPRQREDKITKEHGAVFVIGIGGELKDGTLHDGRAPDYDDWVTPTGSDRKGLNGDILLWYPILNRAFEISSMGIRVDKDAMLKQLEIRNSLNRTEFAWHKRLLNGELPLSIGGGIGQSRLCMFLLRKIHVGEVHASIWPQDMLDKCGQAGIKLL comes from the coding sequence TTGTCGAACCTTTATATTGACCCGAAGTACAAATCGCCACTGTCGCTTAGAGAAACTGAAAAAGCCATAAAGGAATTAAAGGATTTTTTTGAACAGGCTCTCGCCTGGAATTTGAGTCTGCAGCGCGTTTCGGCGCCGCTGTTTGTCCGTAAGGGTTCGGGCATTAACGATGACCTTAACGGCATTGAGCGCAAGGTAACGTTCCAGGTAAGAGACGATAACGACGCCGACGCGGAGGTGGTATTTTCGCTGGCCAAGTGGAAACGAATGGTGCTTGCCGATTACGGCTTTCAGCCCGGCGAAGGTCTTTATACGGATATGAACGCGATAAGGCCCGACGAAGAATCGCTCGATAATCTTCATTCGATTTACGTGGACCAGTGGGACTGGGAAAGAACTATCAAGCCGCAGGAGAGAAACCTCGATTTTCTCAAAAGTATTGTCAGGACAATCTATAACGCCATTCGTGAAACTGAAAATCACGTCCGCACTCTATACCCGCAGATAACGCCGATACTGCCGAAAGATATTAAATTTATTCACACCGAAGAACTCCTCGAAATGTATCCCGACCTTCCTCCGAGACAGCGGGAAGATAAAATCACAAAAGAACACGGCGCCGTTTTTGTAATCGGTATCGGCGGCGAACTTAAAGACGGTACCCTTCACGACGGCAGAGCGCCGGACTATGACGACTGGGTTACGCCGACAGGCAGCGACAGAAAAGGCCTTAACGGCGATATCCTTTTGTGGTATCCGATACTGAACAGGGCCTTTGAAATAAGCTCGATGGGCATCCGTGTTGATAAAGACGCAATGCTGAAACAACTCGAAATACGAAACTCTCTTAACAGAACCGAGTTCGCCTGGCACAAAAGACTGCTCAACGGTGAACTGCCGTTATCGATTGGCGGCGGTATCGGACAATCAAGATTATGTATGTTCCTGCTGCGGAAAATTCATGTCGGCGAAGTGCACGCAAGTATCTGGCCGCAGGATATGCTCGATAAATGCGGACAAGCCGGCATTAAATTACTTTAA
- a CDS encoding OmpA family protein — protein sequence MFALRKKVLLLAVIMVSYSLITGCENYKKKYNSLNVEHQNLKGLYDNCKSTLEGSASEKQELAGRLAESQQALEDMKKQMEGGKSGGDATGFGDYDVDVDAKAGTITVTLPEMILFDSGKAVLKTSAKGNLDGIVSVLKDKYSGRLIDVVGHTDTDPIKKSSWKDNWELSSQRALSVLRQLNSTGIPDDRIRAIGCGSSRPVAPNSGSGKAKNRRVEIVVHMR from the coding sequence ATGTTTGCTCTGAGAAAAAAAGTGTTGTTGCTGGCTGTTATAATGGTCTCTTATAGTCTCATCACCGGCTGTGAAAACTATAAGAAAAAATATAACTCTCTGAATGTCGAGCATCAGAACCTCAAGGGTTTGTACGATAACTGCAAATCCACTCTCGAGGGCAGTGCCTCCGAAAAGCAGGAACTTGCCGGCAGACTTGCTGAAAGTCAGCAGGCACTGGAAGATATGAAAAAGCAAATGGAAGGCGGCAAATCCGGCGGCGATGCCACAGGCTTCGGTGATTACGATGTCGATGTAGACGCAAAGGCCGGAACGATTACCGTTACCCTGCCTGAAATGATTTTGTTCGATTCAGGCAAGGCCGTTCTAAAAACAAGTGCCAAGGGCAATCTCGACGGCATTGTTTCGGTTTTGAAGGACAAATACAGCGGCAGATTAATAGATGTCGTCGGCCATACAGATACCGACCCGATAAAGAAATCAAGCTGGAAGGATAACTGGGAGTTGTCTTCACAAAGAGCTCTTTCAGTTCTCAGGCAGTTAAATTCCACCGGCATTCCGGATGACAGAATCAGAGCCATCGGCTGCGGTTCGAGCAGACCGGTAGCGCCAAATTCCGGCAGCGGCAAGGCAAAGAACAGAAGAGTTGAAATCGTTGTGCACATGAGATAA
- a CDS encoding prepilin peptidase: protein MAGCIVIPDGLLITFIFALGASVGSFLNVVIYRLPRDLSLVRPGSACPVCKTPIAFYDNIPILSWLLLMGKCRKCKTKITPRYFIIELLTALLFVALYWIYFQTAFRKGIGGFFEGGFSLYLVHIIMLSCFIAASAIDLELYIIPISICWLVTAAGIIAAGAGTFFYDSAIIRSYDLFPLASAKVAILAAGALVGLVTSLLLLFTGIIKTSYPSEKSDTIDSQTEQKQTENYNHRLEMLKEVIFLLPIVVGAFAAFEIFKNVPRFSDWWIDFSQIPVIAGLLGGLWGYFIGCGIVWITRILGTFAFGKEAMGLGDVHLMGAAGAVLGPWPVVVAFFIAPFFGLAWTVFSMFFKKIRQIPYGPFLSMGVFVVMILHDAVVNWLQFIIYR from the coding sequence TTGGCAGGATGCATTGTTATACCGGATGGATTGCTGATTACATTTATCTTCGCGCTCGGCGCCTCTGTCGGCAGTTTTCTAAATGTCGTGATTTATCGGCTTCCGAGAGATTTATCGCTTGTTCGGCCCGGCTCGGCCTGCCCTGTTTGCAAAACGCCGATAGCTTTTTACGATAATATTCCGATTCTTTCATGGCTGCTCCTGATGGGCAAATGCCGCAAATGCAAAACCAAAATCACGCCGCGGTATTTCATCATCGAATTGCTGACCGCCCTGCTTTTTGTCGCTCTTTACTGGATTTATTTCCAGACAGCTTTCAGAAAAGGAATCGGCGGATTTTTCGAAGGCGGTTTTTCGCTGTACCTTGTTCATATTATTATGCTCTCCTGTTTCATCGCGGCCTCGGCAATCGATTTGGAATTATATATCATCCCTATTTCCATCTGCTGGCTTGTAACAGCGGCAGGTATTATCGCTGCCGGAGCGGGAACTTTTTTCTATGATTCCGCTATTATCAGAAGTTACGACCTCTTTCCGCTGGCATCCGCAAAGGTCGCTATTTTAGCCGCTGGAGCTTTAGTTGGTCTGGTAACATCTCTTTTGTTACTTTTCACCGGAATTATTAAGACAAGTTATCCCTCGGAAAAATCAGATACTATAGACTCTCAAACCGAACAAAAACAAACAGAAAACTATAATCATCGTCTTGAAATGTTAAAAGAGGTAATCTTTCTATTGCCGATAGTTGTTGGTGCCTTTGCGGCATTTGAAATTTTTAAAAACGTACCACGATTTTCAGATTGGTGGATAGATTTTTCGCAAATACCTGTTATTGCTGGACTTTTAGGCGGTTTATGGGGTTATTTCATAGGTTGCGGCATAGTCTGGATAACACGTATTTTAGGTACTTTCGCCTTCGGCAAAGAGGCAATGGGGCTTGGCGATGTCCATCTTATGGGTGCCGCCGGTGCCGTACTGGGGCCATGGCCCGTTGTGGTGGCTTTCTTCATTGCCCCCTTCTTTGGACTTGCCTGGACTGTCTTTTCCATGTTTTTTAAAAAAATACGTCAAATTCCGTACGGTCCCTTCTTGTCAATGGGGGTCTTTGTGGTTATGATTTTACACGATGCGGTTGTGAACTGGCTGCAGTTCATAATTTACCGTTAA
- a CDS encoding argininosuccinate synthase: MAKSSNKVVLAYSGGLDTSVILPWLKENYGYDVIAFAADLGQAEELDGIKKKALASGAVKCIVKDLRKEFVTEYLWPMLKSGAIYENGYLLGTSIARPLIAKHQVMVAQQEGAIGVAHGATGKGNDQVRFELTYMALDPKLKIIAPWKDPKFELTSREAAIEYAKKHKVPIEQSVKKIYSRDRNLWHISHEGAELEDPANEPLDRLFVLSNPVSKAPNKAEYVVIGFEKGVPVAINGKKTDPVKIIEQLNKIGGKHAVGQADVVENRLVGIKSRGVYETPGGTILVEAHKALETLTLDRETLHYKQQVALKYADLVYNGQWFCQLRHALDAFVDVTQQNVTGSVKMKLYKGRCTPAGIKSPKSLYSTKMASFTMGDEYNPTDATGFIRLFGLQMKVAGIVNKQK; this comes from the coding sequence ATGGCAAAATCATCAAATAAAGTCGTTCTCGCCTATAGCGGCGGACTCGATACCAGTGTAATTCTGCCGTGGCTAAAGGAAAACTACGGCTATGACGTTATAGCGTTCGCCGCCGACCTCGGTCAGGCCGAAGAACTCGACGGAATTAAGAAAAAAGCACTCGCTTCCGGCGCGGTAAAGTGTATCGTTAAAGACCTGCGGAAAGAATTTGTTACCGAATATCTCTGGCCGATGCTCAAAAGCGGAGCGATTTACGAAAACGGCTATCTTCTCGGCACAAGTATCGCCCGGCCGCTAATTGCCAAACATCAGGTTATGGTCGCTCAGCAGGAAGGCGCTATCGGCGTCGCTCACGGAGCTACCGGCAAAGGCAACGACCAGGTACGTTTCGAGCTTACATATATGGCTCTCGACCCGAAACTGAAAATTATCGCACCGTGGAAAGACCCGAAATTCGAACTGACCAGCCGGGAAGCAGCGATTGAATACGCCAAAAAGCATAAAGTTCCGATTGAACAGAGCGTAAAGAAAATTTATTCCCGCGACCGGAACCTCTGGCACATAAGCCACGAAGGCGCTGAGCTTGAAGACCCGGCAAACGAACCATTGGATCGCCTGTTCGTCCTTTCGAATCCCGTTTCCAAGGCCCCGAACAAAGCGGAGTATGTTGTAATCGGTTTTGAAAAAGGTGTGCCTGTCGCAATTAACGGCAAAAAGACAGACCCTGTAAAGATTATCGAGCAATTGAATAAAATCGGCGGCAAACACGCTGTCGGTCAGGCTGATGTCGTTGAGAATCGTCTCGTCGGCATTAAATCCCGCGGCGTTTATGAAACGCCCGGCGGAACTATACTTGTCGAAGCTCACAAGGCACTGGAAACTCTGACGCTCGACCGCGAAACTCTGCACTACAAACAGCAGGTCGCGCTAAAATACGCCGACCTTGTCTATAACGGCCAGTGGTTCTGCCAGCTTCGTCACGCGCTCGATGCGTTTGTCGATGTAACGCAGCAGAATGTTACCGGCTCGGTAAAAATGAAACTATATAAAGGCCGCTGCACACCGGCGGGAATCAAGAGTCCAAAAAGTCTTTACAGTACGAAGATGGCAAGCTTCACGATGGGCGATGAATACAATCCGACAGACGCGACAGGATTTATACGCCTGTTCGGTCTGCAAATGAAAGTTGCCGGCATAGTTAACAAACAAAAATAA
- a CDS encoding glycoside hydrolase family 5 protein produces MSGVDGKCFMRVKLPIIAGMVLLAVLNCAAEAKSKSPDPYNQNKHLGKGINLGNALEAPNEGEWGVTLKGEYFKIIKDAGFDSVRIPIRWSSHALEQPPYTIDPNFFKRIDWAVKNALQQNLYVMVNMHHYMELMNEPNTHSERFVALWKQIAEHYKNYPDSVLFEPLNEPHNALTAKLWNGILSKTIDVIRRSNPYRTIVVNPANYATDIDNLQLPESDRNIIVSCHYYLPIKFTHQGAEWSAEGKDSLGITWKATAQEQKAINDDFDKGADWGKKNNRPMNLGEFGAYYKADKSDRIRWTSFIADSAVKRGFSYIYWELCSGFGIYDSQKNQWDSDLLNAVIPRKK; encoded by the coding sequence ATGTCCGGAGTCGATGGGAAATGTTTTATGCGAGTTAAGCTGCCTATTATCGCAGGTATGGTTTTGCTGGCGGTTTTAAACTGTGCGGCAGAAGCGAAAAGCAAATCACCCGACCCGTATAATCAAAATAAACATCTTGGCAAAGGAATAAATCTCGGCAATGCTCTCGAAGCGCCAAATGAAGGCGAATGGGGTGTCACCCTGAAAGGCGAATATTTTAAAATCATAAAAGACGCCGGCTTCGATTCCGTTCGTATTCCGATTCGCTGGTCGAGCCACGCTTTAGAGCAGCCGCCATATACAATCGACCCCAATTTTTTCAAACGCATAGACTGGGCCGTGAAAAACGCGTTGCAGCAAAATCTCTATGTTATGGTAAATATGCATCATTATATGGAATTGATGAACGAACCTAACACCCACAGTGAACGATTTGTTGCCTTATGGAAACAAATTGCCGAGCATTACAAAAATTATCCTGATTCAGTTTTATTCGAGCCGCTGAACGAACCGCACAACGCATTAACCGCGAAACTTTGGAACGGTATTCTCAGTAAAACCATCGATGTTATTCGCCGGTCGAATCCATATCGAACAATCGTTGTTAACCCTGCCAATTATGCCACTGACATTGACAATCTTCAGTTACCCGAAAGTGACCGCAATATCATTGTTTCATGTCATTATTATTTGCCGATTAAATTTACACATCAGGGCGCCGAGTGGAGCGCCGAAGGAAAAGACAGTCTCGGCATAACATGGAAAGCCACCGCCCAAGAACAAAAGGCAATTAACGATGATTTCGATAAAGGTGCCGACTGGGGCAAAAAAAATAACAGGCCGATGAATCTTGGCGAATTCGGCGCATACTACAAGGCCGACAAATCCGACAGGATTCGCTGGACTTCTTTCATTGCCGATTCGGCCGTAAAACGCGGCTTCAGTTATATCTATTGGGAATTATGCTCCGGTTTCGGGATTTACGACTCGCAGAAAAACCAGTGGGACTCGGATTTGCTAAATGCCGTCATCCCACGGAAAAAATAA